From Ignavibacteria bacterium, one genomic window encodes:
- a CDS encoding GNAT family N-acetyltransferase, translating to MRYHIETERLILRELRDSDLKDWFEMDSDPEVHRYLGNQPVNDIEQIEGAFQSIRQQYESNGIGRWATVEKSSGKFIGWSGLKLVREVENNHIDYYDVGYRLNPKYWGKGYATESCRAALDFGFTTLNVLEIIGSVHEENKASRSVLEKCGLRFVEQFMWNDVRCDWMKITREEWQMQRTLL from the coding sequence GTGAGATATCACATTGAAACGGAAAGACTGATTCTTCGAGAGTTGCGAGATAGCGACTTGAAGGATTGGTTCGAAATGGATTCAGATCCTGAGGTCCATAGGTATCTAGGAAATCAACCGGTAAACGATATCGAGCAAATTGAAGGCGCTTTTCAATCTATACGTCAGCAGTATGAAAGTAATGGAATTGGACGCTGGGCAACTGTTGAAAAATCGTCTGGGAAGTTCATTGGTTGGAGTGGTTTGAAGCTTGTCAGAGAAGTGGAAAACAACCATATCGACTACTATGATGTGGGCTATCGTCTGAACCCGAAATACTGGGGTAAAGGATATGCAACCGAATCTTGTAGAGCTGCATTGGACTTTGGTTTTACTACCTTGAACGTCCTTGAGATCATTGGAAGTGTTCATGAAGAGAACAAAGCATCCAGAAGTGTACTGGAAAAGTGCGGTTTACGATTTGTTGAACAGTTCATGTGGAATGATGTTCGATGCGACTGGATGAAGATCACACGGGAAGAGTGGCAGATGCAGAGGACGCTCCTGTAG
- a CDS encoding Fic family protein, whose amino-acid sequence MKNIDKQSLEKAYQLFETGDIERMEVGSTKGLLQIHQYLFDGLYDFAGQVRTSNIAKGGFRFATALYLKEALEKIEVMPQTTFEEIIVKYVEMNIAHPFLEGNGRTMRIWLDMILKKQLRKVVNWQLVSKDLYLQAMERSPINMLELKTLLADKLTDDVDNREIIFKGIEQSYYYEGYEKGSDDQE is encoded by the coding sequence ATGAAAAACATCGACAAGCAGAGTTTAGAGAAAGCCTACCAGCTGTTTGAAACAGGTGATATTGAGAGGATGGAGGTCGGCAGTACGAAGGGGCTTCTGCAGATTCATCAGTATCTGTTCGACGGTCTGTATGACTTTGCGGGGCAGGTACGAACCTCGAACATCGCTAAGGGCGGATTTCGCTTTGCCACCGCGTTGTATCTCAAGGAAGCCTTGGAGAAAATCGAAGTGATGCCCCAGACAACGTTTGAAGAGATCATTGTCAAGTATGTGGAGATGAACATTGCTCATCCGTTCCTAGAGGGAAACGGTAGGACCATGCGAATCTGGCTGGACATGATCCTCAAGAAACAACTGAGGAAGGTCGTGAACTGGCAGCTCGTAAGCAAGGACCTCTATTTGCAGGCCATGGAGCGAAGCCCAATCAATATGCTAGAGCTGAAGACCCTTCTCGCCGACAAACTGACGGATGATGTAGACAACCGTGAGATCATCTTCAAAGGCATCGAGCAATCATACTACTATGAAGGGTATGAAAAGGGTAGTGACGATCAGGAGTGA
- a CDS encoding UvrD-helicase domain-containing protein, which yields MRFHQEQLDALDLTVHCAVHANAGSGKTSVLTHRFLKILAETQTPMDKVVAITFTRAAAAEMKERIHRRLVDLLRSPEARAEFAHSGSDEIFVKNIRSWINECGRSRISTFHSFCSSIIRQYADELNIDADVRDIEEQEASMLAAKAVDMAMANALDPQSPLHDETLAVFDDVSISAATDLVMRMARSRTFCALLNERTAEDETAWLHRQHQAVLSVMKGLAIDMLREVIEGVADYSHIVPFDSLDEQIRSAIDEAKNADNQRAVDIAVSTMSSWFTQTGTILAPKAKLDASGAAKEFVLPKQTYTAYVTLKKISWDDDRELRLLRLLRILATIGQMASEKYTQLKRDRNGIDFDDMIGLAIELLEKDEVAQAIRSGISYLMVDEFQDTDPEQFRLLSLLVPALAGRDIAGPNIFIVGDDKQSIYGFRDADVRLFRRATQAIRHANLKHGQDDGYRPLSRSYRMHQDLCSMVNTMCVRIFGSVEAPSPEDLLSYDVAYAELVAGITAPTSSALGTCSVVIDEHDELDAVARTIVQILNGSIERNIATFDRDSGEWLVRPPQPGDIAVLLPKNELVQGMADKLRSYNVPFQMHGGRAFFTRPEVSDIRALLTTCVDPSNDLAVATLMRSPYLRCTDAEITAAALTGRRSSLRDGLAQYVARGSASPALVDADRLLETWGTRILTMQIPEFVRSAQDDVRWHETIAKDDRRDQILANVEKTIDIIRSTIDGTGAGIHDAIEALVPPDVDREKEGELVAESDAVQLMTIHAAKGLEYGIVVLAGLNSGGGTSQTILTDQLGFTFDLPAQAAKIETPSELEKMPDVLTHDMNKVLDKMRSEAESRRRLYVALTRAKMHIVISFPMSDPIEKGKALAKMLATALYAPGAKIPYQIITPDEEVERYTDGRSARTEYVVVDHIPAPPPTLISPSAMMRSHTSDEPYQDADGSSSGGMIYGTAIHDALSGVITKFTGMSDEALTSEIVRALSMHDLDRTVALDAVTEILALLESSLLTSNTHHLSTARLETRLVGALNQIVFQGVMDVRFHPNDTTIEIWDWKTNNVASSDHLESVAAEYQIQMCTYAWLCLRSYPECSTVRTRLVFTKAASKGLHQIDHVQEWKREDMEEMEGAMMEAVKK from the coding sequence ATGAGGTTCCATCAAGAACAGCTCGACGCTCTTGACCTCACGGTGCACTGCGCTGTGCACGCCAATGCCGGATCGGGGAAGACGAGTGTCCTCACCCACCGGTTCTTGAAGATCCTCGCCGAAACGCAGACGCCGATGGACAAGGTGGTTGCCATCACGTTCACTCGTGCAGCAGCGGCTGAGATGAAGGAGCGAATACACCGACGTTTGGTGGATCTTCTTCGATCACCGGAAGCACGTGCAGAGTTCGCTCACTCCGGCTCCGACGAGATCTTTGTAAAGAACATCCGGAGTTGGATCAACGAATGTGGTCGGTCCCGCATCAGCACATTCCACAGCTTCTGTTCGTCCATCATCCGACAATACGCGGACGAGCTCAACATCGATGCCGACGTGCGCGATATCGAAGAGCAAGAAGCATCAATGCTCGCAGCCAAGGCCGTTGATATGGCCATGGCAAATGCGTTGGATCCGCAAAGCCCCCTACATGATGAAACACTTGCGGTGTTCGATGATGTGAGTATCAGTGCAGCAACGGATCTCGTGATGCGAATGGCCCGGTCTCGCACGTTCTGCGCGTTGCTCAATGAACGGACAGCAGAAGATGAAACTGCATGGCTTCATCGACAGCACCAAGCCGTTCTGTCGGTGATGAAGGGGCTTGCCATCGACATGCTGCGTGAGGTCATTGAAGGTGTAGCGGACTATTCACACATCGTCCCCTTCGATTCCCTTGATGAACAGATTCGATCGGCGATCGATGAGGCCAAGAACGCTGACAACCAACGAGCAGTTGATATCGCCGTTAGTACGATGTCGAGTTGGTTCACACAAACAGGCACGATCCTCGCCCCCAAGGCAAAACTCGATGCAAGTGGTGCGGCCAAGGAATTCGTTCTTCCGAAGCAAACCTATACTGCGTACGTAACACTCAAGAAGATCTCGTGGGATGACGATCGGGAATTGCGCCTGCTTCGGTTGCTGCGCATACTTGCCACGATCGGGCAGATGGCGTCGGAGAAGTACACGCAGCTCAAGCGTGATCGTAATGGGATCGACTTCGACGATATGATCGGTCTTGCTATTGAGCTCTTGGAGAAGGACGAGGTGGCCCAGGCTATTCGTTCAGGGATCTCCTATCTCATGGTGGATGAGTTTCAGGACACTGACCCGGAACAGTTTCGGTTGTTGAGTCTGCTCGTTCCGGCACTTGCCGGACGTGACATCGCCGGACCGAACATCTTCATCGTTGGTGATGACAAACAGAGCATCTATGGATTTCGGGATGCCGACGTGCGACTCTTTCGCAGAGCAACGCAGGCTATCAGACATGCCAATCTGAAGCATGGTCAGGATGATGGCTATCGTCCACTCTCACGCTCCTACCGCATGCATCAAGACCTCTGTTCAATGGTCAACACCATGTGTGTTCGGATCTTTGGCAGTGTAGAAGCCCCTTCCCCTGAAGACCTGCTCTCGTACGATGTTGCCTATGCCGAGCTTGTAGCAGGCATCACTGCGCCCACATCATCTGCCTTAGGAACATGCAGCGTAGTTATTGATGAACATGATGAACTTGATGCCGTAGCCCGGACCATCGTCCAGATTCTCAATGGCAGCATAGAGCGCAACATTGCCACATTCGATCGTGATAGTGGTGAGTGGTTGGTACGTCCGCCGCAACCCGGAGACATCGCCGTGTTGCTCCCAAAGAACGAGCTTGTGCAGGGCATGGCCGACAAGCTTCGATCCTACAACGTACCATTTCAAATGCACGGCGGAAGGGCCTTCTTCACCCGTCCGGAAGTAAGCGACATCCGTGCACTGCTCACAACCTGCGTCGACCCCTCAAACGACCTTGCCGTTGCAACACTCATGCGTTCGCCCTATCTGCGATGCACCGATGCCGAGATCACCGCAGCAGCACTCACCGGCAGACGATCAAGCTTGCGAGATGGACTAGCACAATATGTTGCAAGGGGCTCTGCATCTCCCGCACTGGTAGATGCCGACAGGCTCCTGGAAACATGGGGTACGCGGATCCTCACGATGCAGATACCGGAGTTCGTTCGTAGTGCGCAAGATGATGTGCGTTGGCATGAGACCATTGCCAAGGATGATCGTCGAGACCAGATCCTTGCCAACGTTGAGAAGACCATCGACATCATTCGCAGTACTATCGATGGCACCGGAGCCGGCATTCATGATGCTATCGAGGCCTTGGTACCGCCCGACGTAGACAGAGAGAAGGAAGGCGAGCTTGTTGCAGAGAGTGATGCCGTGCAGCTCATGACCATACATGCCGCAAAGGGTTTGGAGTATGGCATTGTGGTCCTAGCCGGACTCAACAGCGGCGGAGGAACCAGTCAGACCATCCTTACCGACCAACTCGGCTTCACGTTCGACCTTCCGGCGCAGGCAGCGAAGATCGAAACGCCGTCGGAACTTGAGAAGATGCCTGACGTTCTCACGCATGACATGAACAAGGTGCTCGACAAGATGCGATCAGAGGCAGAGAGCAGGCGCAGACTCTACGTTGCTCTCACGCGTGCCAAGATGCACATCGTGATCTCCTTTCCGATGTCTGATCCCATTGAAAAAGGTAAGGCACTTGCCAAGATGCTCGCAACGGCCCTCTATGCACCCGGTGCGAAGATCCCCTATCAGATCATCACGCCCGACGAAGAGGTTGAGCGATACACTGACGGTAGGTCTGCCCGCACAGAGTATGTTGTTGTTGATCACATCCCTGCTCCGCCCCCTACCCTCATCTCGCCAAGTGCGATGATGCGTTCTCATACGTCGGACGAACCATATCAGGACGCAGACGGAAGCAGTTCCGGCGGCATGATCTACGGCACAGCCATCCACGATGCCCTTTCCGGTGTGATCACCAAGTTCACCGGAATGTCGGATGAGGCGTTGACCAGTGAGATCGTACGTGCGCTATCCATGCACGACCTCGACCGCACCGTTGCCCTCGACGCCGTGACCGAGATCCTTGCGTTGTTGGAGTCGAGCCTCCTCACCTCCAACACCCACCACCTCTCCACCGCCCGCCTCGAGACCCGTCTGGTAGGCGCTCTCAACCAGATCGTCTTCCAAGGTGTGATGGACGTACGTTTTCATCCCAATGACACGACCATCGAGATCTGGGACTGGAAGACCAACAACGTTGCATCATCCGACCACCTCGAATCCGTTGCCGCAGAGTATCAGATCCAGATGTGCACCTACGCCTGGCTCTGTCTCCGCTCCTACCCCGAATGCTCAACCGTTCGCACCCGCCTCGTCTTCACAAAAGCCGCAAGTAAGGGGCTCCACCAGATCGATCACGTACAAGAGTGGAAGCGTGAGGATATGGAGGAGATGGAGGGGGCGATGATGGAGGCGGTTAAGAAGTGA
- a CDS encoding insulinase family protein, translated as MPWSPPTDIILPNGIRVLCDPVATVDSCSVGMWVKAGTRDEPKRGDGVAHFVEHTSFRRTRSRTMAKISRDFENVGAYANAYTTKEETCYYVRTLSDHLERVMDTLTDVVIRPVFDDADVEKERTIITEEIRSYEDEAEEYIFDLGERQVFNGHTLAVPIVGTIASVAAITADDVRAFHNKHYHAGSMVVAISGRFDIDVFLRDVERFTVDVRPRQRPLRRSTPKELPKSSVVVHRPVQQAHLLWQHRTSGYMHADKFVLQVLNVILGDGMSSRLNVRLRELRGLAYSVYSQVQLFADCGTMAIYAGVDEHKIDRVNSLIATVLDEIARDGVKRTELQRAITQLRSGKLMSLESLTARMTMLGKGMMEEGAPENPYETIASIERVTLDDVARVARTLCRSSNWSTCTIMPSAED; from the coding sequence ATGCCTTGGTCACCACCTACTGATATCATCCTTCCCAACGGGATCCGTGTTTTATGCGACCCTGTAGCCACGGTGGATTCGTGTTCGGTGGGGATGTGGGTGAAGGCCGGGACGCGTGACGAGCCGAAAAGGGGCGATGGGGTGGCGCATTTTGTGGAGCACACGTCGTTCCGTCGGACGAGGTCGAGGACGATGGCAAAGATCTCGCGTGACTTCGAGAACGTGGGCGCTTATGCCAACGCCTATACCACCAAGGAAGAAACCTGCTATTACGTTCGGACGCTGAGCGACCACCTGGAACGGGTGATGGATACGCTCACGGATGTGGTGATCCGGCCTGTCTTTGATGACGCGGATGTCGAGAAAGAACGCACGATCATCACAGAAGAGATCCGCTCGTACGAAGATGAAGCGGAAGAATACATCTTCGACCTCGGAGAACGTCAGGTCTTCAATGGACACACACTTGCTGTGCCGATCGTTGGCACCATCGCAAGCGTAGCGGCTATCACGGCCGATGATGTGCGCGCCTTCCACAACAAACACTATCACGCCGGAAGTATGGTGGTCGCCATCAGCGGGAGATTCGATATCGATGTCTTCCTTCGGGATGTGGAGCGCTTTACGGTTGATGTGCGCCCTCGACAACGCCCCCTGCGACGTTCTACTCCAAAGGAGTTACCGAAGAGTTCGGTTGTGGTCCATCGTCCGGTTCAACAAGCCCATCTTCTCTGGCAACATCGCACGTCGGGCTACATGCATGCCGATAAGTTCGTGTTGCAGGTGCTGAATGTGATCCTTGGTGATGGGATGTCTTCCCGACTCAATGTTCGTCTGCGGGAGTTACGCGGACTGGCCTATTCCGTCTACTCGCAGGTCCAACTCTTTGCCGACTGCGGAACGATGGCGATCTATGCCGGAGTGGATGAACACAAGATCGATCGGGTGAATTCTCTCATTGCAACAGTGCTCGATGAGATCGCGCGCGACGGAGTCAAGCGCACAGAATTGCAACGGGCCATCACGCAACTTCGATCCGGCAAGTTGATGTCGCTCGAATCCCTCACGGCCCGTATGACCATGCTCGGTAAGGGCATGATGGAGGAAGGGGCTCCTGAAAACCCGTATGAGACCATTGCCTCGATCGAACGTGTCACGCTCGACGATGTAGCGCGCGTTGCTCGCACGTTATGTCGGTCCTCGAACTGGAGCACATGTACGATCATGCCGTCAGCTGAGGATTGA
- a CDS encoding CHASE2 domain-containing protein produces MRSFFSFDNLAIVVATCCAVAMLYVVPKNFDFLNPITQALGDFDMTDMVFTQFRDESKVTVDTNIVIVNIGDRGRGEIAEMLGRINQAEPAVVGIDAFFRAPKEEDPASDSALSAAMQATPNLVLVSKVAFKEEAEEGVVEQWVTSAVEADRVFDTLETSHPMFTAHAPTGYANLIIDQEAAFMTVREVSFEEECAGKKEHSFPIRIAQAVAPERAAAALARHETHEVVNFRGGLEKFYSFDADQVLDPETDLSLLKGKIVLMGFLGPKIGDQAYSDNFFTPLNQHYAGRSYPDMYGVVIHANVLSMILSGQFINTMPFWFSIVLALVVLILNVNLFTFIYKHYENWYDTLAIITQLGQSLLILYLTIVVFDTYQYKLALTPTLIGVALVGTIHDLYEDSLKKIILTGWARIRRRRASLQTENRTSAPSSEES; encoded by the coding sequence ATGCGTAGCTTCTTCTCCTTCGATAACCTGGCGATCGTTGTTGCGACGTGTTGTGCAGTGGCGATGCTGTATGTGGTGCCAAAGAACTTTGATTTTTTGAATCCGATCACGCAGGCCTTGGGCGACTTTGACATGACGGACATGGTGTTCACGCAGTTCCGTGATGAATCCAAGGTTACGGTAGATACCAACATCGTGATCGTGAACATCGGTGATAGGGGGCGGGGCGAGATCGCAGAGATGCTGGGTCGTATCAACCAGGCAGAACCGGCAGTGGTGGGGATCGATGCATTCTTCCGCGCACCAAAGGAAGAAGATCCCGCGTCGGATTCGGCGCTATCGGCCGCCATGCAGGCAACACCCAACCTTGTGCTTGTGAGCAAGGTGGCGTTCAAAGAAGAGGCAGAAGAAGGGGTAGTGGAACAGTGGGTGACCAGTGCGGTTGAGGCCGACCGAGTCTTTGATACGCTTGAGACGAGTCACCCGATGTTTACGGCGCACGCTCCAACGGGCTATGCGAACCTCATCATCGATCAAGAAGCGGCCTTTATGACGGTGCGCGAAGTGTCGTTCGAAGAGGAGTGTGCCGGGAAGAAGGAACACTCGTTCCCAATTCGGATCGCACAGGCAGTTGCGCCGGAACGGGCGGCAGCGGCCTTGGCTCGACATGAGACGCATGAGGTTGTGAACTTCCGTGGTGGACTGGAGAAGTTCTATTCATTCGATGCGGATCAGGTCCTCGATCCGGAAACAGATCTGTCGTTGCTGAAGGGGAAGATCGTGCTGATGGGATTCCTTGGTCCGAAGATCGGTGACCAAGCCTACAGCGACAATTTCTTTACGCCCCTTAATCAACATTATGCCGGACGGAGCTATCCGGATATGTATGGCGTGGTGATCCATGCCAACGTGCTTTCGATGATCCTCTCCGGACAGTTCATCAACACGATGCCTTTCTGGTTCAGTATCGTTCTGGCTCTGGTGGTGCTGATCTTGAACGTGAACCTCTTTACGTTCATCTATAAACACTACGAGAATTGGTACGATACCCTGGCCATCATCACGCAGCTCGGTCAGTCGCTCCTGATCCTCTACCTGACCATTGTGGTCTTCGATACCTACCAATACAAGCTTGCCCTGACGCCTACGTTGATCGGTGTGGCCCTTGTGGGAACCATCCACGACCTCTACGAGGACTCCCTCAAAAAGATCATTCTCACGGGATGGGCTAGGATCCGTCGCCGTCGTGCATCTTTGCAGACAGAAAATCGTACTTCCGCGCCGTCTTCGGAGGAATCATGA
- a CDS encoding NfeD family protein, whose product MTPAQYWLAAAIILFILEIVTPGFVLANVAVACMAASAAAWFGASVTIQVIVFIVAGLVSLVTIRPLLHKTFMKGAKHHATGAHALIGRIVRVTDEISVPSVEGRVQVDGDSWRAISIDHATISAGDSVRIVRVDSTILYVEHVK is encoded by the coding sequence ATGACACCCGCCCAATATTGGCTTGCCGCCGCGATCATCCTCTTCATTCTGGAGATCGTCACCCCCGGCTTTGTCCTTGCAAACGTTGCCGTTGCCTGTATGGCCGCTAGCGCTGCCGCATGGTTCGGCGCCTCGGTCACCATCCAGGTGATCGTCTTCATCGTTGCCGGACTCGTCTCCTTGGTCACGATCCGCCCCCTCCTCCACAAGACCTTCATGAAGGGGGCTAAACACCACGCAACCGGTGCCCATGCATTGATCGGACGCATCGTACGCGTAACGGACGAGATATCCGTGCCATCTGTTGAAGGTCGCGTTCAAGTGGACGGGGACTCGTGGAGAGCGATCTCCATCGATCACGCTACGATCTCCGCAGGTGACTCTGTGCGTATCGTACGTGTTGATTCCACGATCCTCTATGTGGAACACGTTAAATAA
- a CDS encoding SPFH/Band 7/PHB domain protein, whose amino-acid sequence MEYVLIVAVLFVLILLFKSVVVIRQAETMIVERLGRYHKTLESGINVILPIIDKPRLIDWRYVKTDPSGKYAYMHSKTPRIDLRESVYDFPRQNVITKDNVSIEINALLYFQVMDPMKSVYEISNLPDAIQKLTQTTLRNVIGELDLDETLTSRDTINSKLRIILDEASNKWGVKVNRVELQDIIPPRDIQDAMEKQMRAERDRRATLLTADASKQAAVLESLGQRESQINNAEGEKRSQILIAEGEAEARKRVAEGEAEAIRLVTATVKESGGDPTQYLIAIRYIEALKELGLNGNKTVFMPYEASGVMGSLGSLKEMFKSSDS is encoded by the coding sequence ATGGAGTATGTACTCATTGTAGCAGTACTGTTTGTACTGATCCTACTCTTCAAATCTGTTGTTGTGATCCGTCAGGCCGAAACGATGATCGTTGAACGGCTTGGGCGGTACCACAAGACACTCGAAAGCGGGATCAATGTGATCCTGCCGATCATTGATAAGCCCCGTCTCATCGACTGGCGATATGTGAAGACCGACCCATCGGGGAAATACGCCTATATGCACTCCAAAACACCGCGGATCGATCTGCGCGAGAGTGTCTATGACTTCCCACGTCAGAACGTGATCACCAAGGACAACGTATCGATCGAGATCAATGCGCTGCTCTACTTCCAGGTGATGGATCCGATGAAGAGTGTCTACGAGATCTCGAATCTGCCGGATGCTATCCAAAAGCTCACGCAAACAACATTGCGCAACGTGATCGGTGAGCTGGATCTTGATGAAACGCTTACGTCGCGCGATACGATCAACAGCAAACTCCGCATCATTCTCGACGAAGCGTCGAACAAATGGGGGGTAAAGGTCAATCGTGTTGAGCTGCAGGACATCATCCCGCCGCGCGATATCCAGGATGCCATGGAGAAGCAGATGCGTGCCGAACGTGACCGTCGAGCTACACTCCTCACAGCTGACGCAAGCAAGCAGGCCGCCGTCCTTGAATCTCTTGGTCAACGCGAATCCCAGATCAACAATGCCGAAGGCGAAAAGCGCTCTCAGATCCTTATCGCCGAGGGTGAAGCCGAAGCACGGAAGAGAGTGGCGGAAGGGGAAGCAGAGGCCATCCGACTCGTAACGGCCACGGTGAAGGAGTCAGGGGGCGACCCAACGCAATACCTCATCGCCATCCGCTACATCGAGGCACTCAAGGAACTTGGACTGAACGGTAACAAGACCGTCTTCATGCCCTATGAGGCAAGTGGTGTGATGGGATCTCTGGGCTCGTTGAAGGAAATGTTCAAGAGCTCTGACTCCTAA
- the pyrC gene encoding dihydroorotase, whose translation MEVLLRSPLDMHIHFRQDAMLDVVAPLSAQHFSGGVIMPNLVPPVDSVERLLWYTAEVKRAVGAHRFQPYMTLFFRDYTREELVAAKPHIIGIKLYPAGATTNSENGVREIMSMKHVFAMMEELDIPLLVHGETHGFVMDREREFCDVYRSLATTFPRLRITMEHITTEAAVALLDEFENLRATVTPHHLIITLDDVAGGILNPHLFCKPIAKRPEDRAALLEAALRPHPRLMMGSDSAPHPIHKKESAGCAAGVFTAPILLPMLAELFEQNNALGSLQAFVSDNARRLYGVEPPATTVHLVKEPMTIPDRYGDVVPMWAGKTLSWSVRSVE comes from the coding sequence ATGGAAGTCCTCCTCCGTTCCCCGCTCGACATGCACATCCACTTCCGTCAAGACGCAATGCTTGACGTAGTGGCACCACTCTCCGCACAACACTTCTCGGGCGGCGTGATCATGCCGAACCTTGTGCCACCGGTAGACTCGGTAGAGAGACTGCTCTGGTACACGGCCGAAGTGAAGCGCGCCGTGGGTGCTCATCGGTTCCAGCCCTACATGACGTTGTTCTTCCGCGACTATACACGCGAGGAGTTGGTTGCTGCAAAGCCCCATATCATCGGCATCAAGCTCTATCCGGCGGGCGCTACAACGAACAGCGAGAACGGCGTTCGTGAGATCATGTCGATGAAACATGTGTTCGCCATGATGGAGGAGCTCGATATCCCGCTACTCGTCCATGGCGAAACACATGGCTTTGTAATGGACCGCGAACGTGAGTTCTGCGACGTCTACCGTTCACTCGCAACCACCTTCCCACGGTTGCGCATCACGATGGAACACATCACAACAGAAGCGGCTGTTGCCCTGTTGGATGAGTTTGAGAACCTACGCGCAACGGTCACACCGCACCATCTGATCATCACGCTTGATGATGTGGCAGGGGGCATATTGAACCCACACTTGTTCTGCAAGCCCATTGCAAAACGTCCGGAAGACCGCGCGGCACTTCTTGAGGCTGCGCTCAGACCACATCCGCGGTTGATGATGGGAAGTGACAGTGCGCCACATCCGATCCACAAGAAGGAATCTGCCGGGTGCGCAGCCGGTGTGTTCACGGCCCCGATCCTCCTGCCGATGTTAGCCGAGCTCTTTGAGCAGAACAATGCGCTCGGATCGTTGCAGGCTTTTGTGAGCGACAATGCTCGACGTCTCTATGGTGTTGAGCCCCCTGCCACAACCGTACACTTGGTGAAGGAACCGATGACGATCCCTGATCGCTACGGAGACGTTGTACCAATGTGGGCCGGCAAGACGCTGTCCTGGAGCGTACGGAGCGTAGAATGA
- a CDS encoding type I restriction enzyme HsdR N-terminal domain-containing protein, protein MSELIALPTLIFPTFEARISSDDGTLRIFDPVRKQHVALTPEEWVRQHCLHWLVGKGFPIGRCSVEKVLDKNGLRFDLLWLDNNLRPFLLVECKGADVGITTDTLRQSAWYNITLKAPYVLLTNGRVAYCAHVDADGTVDMIDDVPAYPA, encoded by the coding sequence ATGTCTGAACTCATCGCCCTCCCCACGCTGATCTTTCCAACGTTTGAGGCCCGGATCTCGAGCGACGACGGAACACTTCGCATCTTCGATCCCGTTCGTAAACAACATGTTGCACTTACGCCCGAGGAATGGGTCCGGCAGCACTGCCTTCATTGGCTTGTTGGCAAAGGCTTTCCGATAGGACGCTGCAGCGTGGAGAAGGTGTTGGATAAGAACGGACTCCGCTTTGATCTTTTGTGGCTCGACAACAACCTGCGTCCATTCCTCCTTGTAGAATGTAAGGGGGCTGATGTTGGCATCACCACCGATACGCTCCGTCAGTCCGCCTGGTACAACATCACCCTCAAAGCCCCCTACGTCCTCCTCACCAATGGTCGCGTTGCCTATTGCGCCCACGTTGATGCCGATGGCACCGTGGACATGATCGATGACGTGCCTGCCTATCCTGCTTGA
- the elbB gene encoding isoprenoid biosynthesis glyoxalase ElbB, with the protein MGKRIGVLLSGCGVYDGSEIQEAVLSLLEISRHGGTAVCMAPNAPQHHVVDHVTGEATSETRNTMVEAARIARGVIRDVASVSVDEIDALVMPGGFGVAKNLTSWAFDGPSGTIRDDVRSIILGMARAKKPLVGLCMAPTTIAKALEGSDIEAHLTVGTDQAPSPYEIAEIAQGMESVGARSHMNTIEEITVDVSNRIITAPCYMMEVSISEVHNNVREAIDALFMMLNEDHV; encoded by the coding sequence ATGGGAAAACGAATTGGTGTGTTGCTCAGCGGCTGCGGCGTCTACGATGGATCGGAGATCCAAGAAGCCGTCCTGTCGCTACTGGAGATATCACGTCACGGCGGCACAGCAGTGTGCATGGCTCCGAATGCACCGCAACACCACGTGGTCGATCACGTGACTGGTGAAGCAACCAGCGAGACCCGCAACACCATGGTGGAAGCAGCGCGCATTGCTCGTGGAGTGATTCGTGATGTGGCATCTGTTTCCGTCGACGAGATCGATGCCTTGGTCATGCCCGGTGGTTTCGGTGTTGCGAAGAATCTCACATCATGGGCATTCGATGGTCCGTCCGGCACCATTCGTGACGATGTGCGCTCCATCATCCTCGGCATGGCACGAGCCAAGAAGCCCCTTGTTGGACTCTGCATGGCCCCTACCACCATCGCAAAGGCGCTTGAAGGCTCCGACATCGAAGCTCATCTCACGGTCGGCACAGACCAAGCCCCTTCTCCCTATGAGATCGCAGAGATCGCCCAAGGAATGGAGAGCGTCGGCGCTCGCTCCCACATGAATACGATCGAAGAGATCACTGTTGATGTCTCCAATCGGATCATCACGGCGCCCTGTTACATGATGGAAGTCTCGATCTCTGAGGTACACAACAACGTGCGAGAGGCCATTGATGCGCTGTTCATGATGCTCAACGAGGATCATGTCTGA